The following is a genomic window from Candidatus Moraniibacteriota bacterium.
TTCTTTCTTAATCAAGCAAGAGGTTGTCAAGAGATGAAAAGGTATCTGTTTTCGTTCTTTGTGTGTGCAATGGTTGCCTTCTGCAGTCAGCCGGTTTCGGCGGCTAGCTGCAGCGTGCGAGTGCCATTCTCCGGACCGTGCGAACTCTACTTCGGGTATGGGAGCGGTATCCAGCAGGTGAACGCTCCGGCTACGATCACGCTCTCCGGTAGCCCGGACAATCCGGATAAACCGACGCATTTCAATTGCCGGCCGGCTCCCGGGACGCAGGGCGTGCCAGTGACGCCCGGCGGATGGGTTCTGGTCAAGAACGGGCCATCGCGCAACGTCCCATCTATTCCGGGCGCCGTGACTATGCCGTCGGAAGAGTATGGCGGTCTGGCGTCCGATGGTGCAGCGCTTACGTGTCTTGCCATGCTCCCTAACGGGAACTGACACAGTCTGCTTTCTCATGCAAGCTCTGGAACCCAACGTGGTTTCAGGGCTTGATTTTTTATATAATATGTGCTATTGTATTCAGTTGGAAAGTAGCGTGAAGACGTATGGTCAATACAGCTGATTCTTCAAGGATTCGCCTCTTGTCTCGCGAGACCGTTGCGGCGGTTCTTATTATTGGGGTGCTTTCCGCTTCTCTCCTTTTTGGGTTGGTGTTTGGATTTTCGGCAGCGATGTTTCTTGTATCCGGGCTGGTAGCGGGAGTTGTTTCGTTTCTGTTTCCGCGTTCGGGTATCTATGCGACACTCTTTCTTCTGCTTGTTTTCGAGCGTTTCTATACGCTCCAACCGCTTTTGGTTGGGAAGACTATTTACCATATTTACCCGCTTGATATTGTTGTGGGTGCTATTTTCTTTCGGATGTTTCTCGAACTATTCAGCGGGAATATGCGACTCCGATTGACGGCGCCGATCGGGTTTCTATTGGCATTTTTTGCATACGCTTCGATTCGTTTCGGGGTCGATATCTTGAGTGTGGGTGATCGGAGTCTCTCGACCGCTTTTAGTACCTGGAAGAACTACGTGTTCTATGGGGGTATTTCCATTTTTGTCGCTATGCTCTTTCAGGAGAAAGAGCACCTTGTTCGATTTGCAAAATTCTTCTCGGCGGGTGTGCTGGCGATAGTGATTTTCCTTGTTATCGGAATTGTGCGGGGTGAGGGACTGTGGACCGAATACACGCCGCTCTCGACATCGGGACACCGGATACTCGCTTTTCCGCACGCGTTTTATTTTTCTGTGGCATTTCTTGCAAGTACAACGCTTTTCACATTTCTGATGCAATGCTTGAAAGGCGTGTGGAGGGGGATTTTTCTGGTAGTGTACCCCGTATTTTTGGTGGGCATATTCGGATCCCTCATGCGTCATCTCTGGTTGGGAATATTCGTATCGCTTGTATTGAGTTTCCTTCTCTTCCGGAAGAGGGTTTTCCGATCGATTGCGAATATCGTGAAGCAGTATGCACTTGTCGCTTTGCTTCTCGCATCGCTTTCATTCACGGTGTTGCTGACGGTTTCTTCGGTAACTCCATCAGCAGGTGCGAGCGGCGAAGTGTTCAGAGTTTTTGCCGAGCGCCTGGTGTCTTTGGGGAATGCGGAGGACACAAGTATAGCCTGGCGCGGCGTTGTTTGGAAAAGTGCGCTTGCCGAGTTTTCAAAGAATCCTCTTTTCGGTATTGGATTCGGCAATCGCGTCTCTGTTGAAATGGACGGGTATCGAGATTATGTCGAAATACGAAATATGCACAACTCATGGTTTGCGCTTTTGGTGCAGACGGGCATTCTCGGATTCTCTCTCTTTTTGTTCTTTGCGGGCAGTCTTCTCTTTCAAGGCATGCAAGTGTTCCGCGGATTGGCAGATACTGACCTCCTAAGATCGGCGAGTATGGCACTGATGATAGTTATCATATTCTGCTCGGCTATATTTCTCTCGCAACCATATCTTGAAACCAATCTCTTATCTCTCGTATTTTGGCTGAGTGCCGGATTGCTTTTTGCGGTGGAGAGTATTTTTCGTAGAAATTCGAAGTCGGAAGGGCTATGAAAATCCTCGAAGTAAACAAATTCTTCTATCTGCGAAGAGGTGCTGAACGGCACTTTATCGACCTTGTTCACCTGCTTGAAGAACATGGCAATGAGGTGGCCGTTTTTGCTATGGCGCATCCGGAGAATATCGATTCTCCATACTCGAAGTTCTTTCCATCGTATGTCGGTTTTAATAAAAACGACTCCACGATTTTTGAGCGATTGAAGGGGATATTGCGTTTGTGGTCAATAGGAAATCAGAGAAAAATGGAATTGTTGCTTGAGAAATTTCACCCGGATGTGGTTCATATACATAATATCTACCATCAGCTTTCCCCGTCGATTCTCGCCCCCATAAAGAAGCGAGGTATCTCGATCGTTATGACGGTGCATGATTATAATCTTGTTTCTCCGGACAAGGATCGCTCACTCCGCAATCTTCATGGGAGATGGCTTCGGTTTCTTTTTGACAGGAACTACGCGCTTCCAAAGCGCATACTGCTTCTTCTGAAATTTCTTATTGAGAAGCAGTTCCGTCTTTATGACCGGTTCATAGATGCCTATATTGTTCCGAGCGAATACCTTGCGGGAGTACTTGCTGATTTTGGTATCTCCCGCGAAAGAATAACCGTGCTTCCGCATTTCGTTTCTTCTGCATCGAATGTTAAGTCGGGTTCGAAGATTTTCGAAGAGACTGGCGACAGTCCGGATAGCGCGAATGAAAGAGTGGGATATGCCTTGTACCTTGGCGCTGTTTCAGAAGAGAAAGGCGTGAATGACATTGCGAAAATATTTGATCGATTGAAATTCCCTCTTATAGTTGCCGGATCGGCAGAGAAAAATTTCCAACCGATGCAGAGTGGGTTCGTATCATTTGTAGGACGGAAATCAAAGCAGGAGGTGCAAATGCTCCTTGAAAATGCAAGGCTTGTGGTAAGCGGATCTCATTTGGAAGAGACATTTGGATTGGTCGCGCTCGAGGCGATTTCTGCGGGGAAGCCGTTCTTTGGAATGAATGTCGGAGCGTATCCGGAAATCATACGGCAAGGTCATGATGGATTCCTCGGAAAGAATGTGTCGGAATTGGAGCTCGGCCTGCAAAAATATCTCTCAGGCGAGTTGAAGCTGGACGCTAGCGAAATGCTGTGCCATCGGGCGGAGCAGGAATTCAATTCGACCCGGTATGGAGATCGTATCCTCGAGCTTTTTCGCTCTCTCGCAGATCGAAAGAAATGAGCCTGTGCAGTGTAATTGAGAAGCTCACATTTCAGACTGAGCATGGATATGTCTAAAAAAATCCCCCGATCTCTCTCTGGAGAGGTCGGGGTTGGCCATTTTGGCGTTTCGTTGTTTCGCCTCAGTTAGTCGACAGAGAAGAGTCCATTCTCCTTATCGACGTGAATGCGACTGTCAGGGAAATCGAAGCCCTCTATGTTGAGCCAGAGGAAACTTCCATCTTGGAGTGTCGTCTGCGATCCAGCGGCCAGACAAGAGAATTGTATCCACTCCTGCCGAGGAACGTTTTGCAACGGGAAATCCACATAGATATATCCGCGGTCGTCTACGGTTAGTAGTGCGCGAACCGTTGCGCTGGGTTCCCATCCGGTCGAACCGGAATTGAGGGCGCAGTCCTTGATCTCGAATGACCGTGTGCCATATCGCTCGCTGCCCTTTAACACAAGGGCACTCATGACGTCGCTATTAAAGGCGAAGCGGAGTGACCCATCGTCCATGATGGAAACCTGCGGATGAGTTGGATTGCCATATGAGGCGAGCCCGGGATAGAGCGACGTTTCGTCGCCTGGGTTCATGTGCCAAGCGGAGACGCCTGTTTCCACATCGAGCGGAGACGACCACCAGTCGGCATTGAAGGCGGCGAAGACGAGATCCTCTGAGTCGGGACACTGGAATGACATGCCCCAGTACCCGGCGCCTTCTTGCGGTGCCGCCGGGATGATCAGCGTGTGTTCCGCTGTGTCCCGTACGAAGACCCGAGCGGTCCCGTTTGTCCCATTCCAGCCGGTCCAGTTTGAGAAGAAGAACATCTCGCGCGGAGTGCACCCTTCGAGGGCTCGGTCCGTCGGCGGGATAATTCCATTGGCAAGCACTTCCTCGAGGCTGCCGTAGCGGACAATCTGCCCACCGATTTCCGGCGAAATCTCGCCGACACAGTGGTCCGTGAAACCGCCGATGACAGCCCGACAGTTCGTGTACTGCGCTGTATTGGTTCCCTCAGTTTCGGAAGGGGTAGGTGATATGGCTTGAGCTGCCACGCTGGATACGAAAATAGTCCACGCCAGAGCGATGTTAAAAAGAACTGCTAACCTGATTCTCATTGCACTCCTCCTTCGGAGTGTGACGATACGCGGAAATGCGTATCTCTCTTGTATAAATCAATATACAAATTTTGTCAAGACTTCAGATGTCTGAATCATTGACAAAATCTCTTAATTTTGCTAACATACACTATTAATTTTTAGGGCATGAATATGTCGGTATTGATTGGAAAAATAAGGAAAAACAGTCTTTTTCAAGAGGGTGTTTTGGGAATGTTTCTTTTGACGCTTGTTATAGCACCTCTCGTCTCTTTCGCAGGAGGTTCTCACAAGATGTATGTTGACGCGCATGCATCCGGCTCTGAAGATGGGTCATCAGCGCACCCGTATCAGACCATTTCCGAGGCACTGAAACATGCTGACAGTGGTGATGAGATTCATATTCTTCCGGGAAAGTATGAGGATAACCTTGATATTCCAAAAGGGGTTGAGTTGTACGGGAGCGGCAAAGATGAGGTGATCATCGAGGCGGAAAAGGGAAGTCGGTCGGTTGCCATCATGCGACACAAATCGAAGCTGGACGGCGTTACGCTGAAAGGTGGGAAATACGGCATCTGGGTAAAGAAGGATGCTCGCGTATCTATAGTTAATTGCAATATCCGAAAGAGCGATGAAGATGGAATCTACGCCGAAAGCGCTCCAATTTCTGACAAATATGCGTTGAATATTTCGGATTCGGAAATCGAATACAATGGACGGAACGGACTTTTTTCCCAGAAACGGCGAGTTGTTCTCGTGAATAATGAGATTCAACAGAACAAGAGCGACGGGTTGGAACTTGCTGCCGGATCAAGTTCGTGGATGGACGACAATGTTGTAAGTAAGAACGGCGGATCGGGTATGCGTGTTACACTGGATGGTTCGAATATCTACATTGCGAGCAAGAACTCGATTCATTCGAATGCCCGCGAGGGTGTCGAAGTCAATGCATTTGGAGGACAAGGAGTTGTCAATATCAAGAAGTCACGCATAGCGGAGAATGGTCGCTATGGCATTGCACGTGTTCAGCGGTCGAACTTCTCTCCTTCAATCTGGAACGGTCTTGTGGTTGAAGGAAACAATACTTTCTTTGGGAATGGATTCGGAGATGTGTCTTCGATTGTTCGCGGATTCTAAGTAAATGATTTCTTGGCATAGTCTGTGGTGGAGTGAGCAGTGAATGTGATTTCTGCGGAGCGCGGGATGTTCTTTCAAAAAGAAATACAAAAATAAAAGGCGACGTTTTCTTATGAATTTGCTTGTATGCGTATCGCATTTATCGGACAAAAGGGTATCCCGACGAAATCCGGCGGCGTCGAAAAGTATGTCGAACAGCTGGCCGTTCGCATGGCAGAAAGAGGCCATGAGGTGTTTGTCTATGCGCGAGCACACTACACTGATCCGGGACTTCATGCCTGGAAAGGCGTGCATATTATTCATGTGCCGAGTATTCCGACGAAACACTTGGACGCTTTTTCTCATACGCTTTTTGCAACGATGCACGCACTCTTTCATCGATTTGACATCATTCATTACCAGGCGATTGGGCCATCGATGCTCGCTTTTATTCCGACATTGTTGCTGCGTCACGCCAAAGTCGTATCAACGTTCCATTGTCGCGACTATTTCCATAAGAAGTGGGGGTTGATCGCGCGAACGGCGTTGCGATTTGGTGAATGGGTCGCTTGCCGAGTGCCGAAAAAGACGATTGTGGTGTCGAAGGAGCTTCGCGAGTATGTGAAGAAGATCTATCATCGTCAGGCGGAATTTATTCCGAACGGGGCGAACATCTCCGAGAAAGCAATGGCGACGACGCTGGGCGAATTTGGGCTTCGCGAGGGTCGCTATGTGCTTTCTGTTGGACGGCTTGTGGGACACAAAGGCGTGCACTATCTGATCAAAGCGTTTCTTGAGCTTGAAGATACGAACAAATTGCCGAATAATACGAAACTGGTTATTGTTGGCTCGCACGCGAACACGGAAGACTATGAAGCATACCTCCGTTTGATGGCGAAGGATCGTGACAATGTTGTGTTTCTTGGCGAACGGTTTGGGCGCGACCTTGAAGAGCTATTTTCGCATGCGGGACTGTTTGTGCAGCCTTCTGAATCCGAAGGCATGCCGATTGCGCTGCTTGAATCTATGGCGCATGCTTTGCCGACCATCGCAAGCGATATCCGAGTGCACCGAGAAGTGCTTTCCGGAGTGGGTATTCTCTTCCAGAACAAGAATGTTGCCGATCTTCGCGACAAGATGGCATTTCTTTTGAATGCCCCAGAAGAGGGTGAGAAGCTTGGTATTGCGGCGCAGAACCGGATTCGGGCGGGATATTCTTGGGATGCGATCGCTGAAAAGACATTGTCTGTGTATC
Proteins encoded in this region:
- a CDS encoding O-antigen ligase family protein — protein: MVNTADSSRIRLLSRETVAAVLIIGVLSASLLFGLVFGFSAAMFLVSGLVAGVVSFLFPRSGIYATLFLLLVFERFYTLQPLLVGKTIYHIYPLDIVVGAIFFRMFLELFSGNMRLRLTAPIGFLLAFFAYASIRFGVDILSVGDRSLSTAFSTWKNYVFYGGISIFVAMLFQEKEHLVRFAKFFSAGVLAIVIFLVIGIVRGEGLWTEYTPLSTSGHRILAFPHAFYFSVAFLASTTLFTFLMQCLKGVWRGIFLVVYPVFLVGIFGSLMRHLWLGIFVSLVLSFLLFRKRVFRSIANIVKQYALVALLLASLSFTVLLTVSSVTPSAGASGEVFRVFAERLVSLGNAEDTSIAWRGVVWKSALAEFSKNPLFGIGFGNRVSVEMDGYRDYVEIRNMHNSWFALLVQTGILGFSLFLFFAGSLLFQGMQVFRGLADTDLLRSASMALMIVIIFCSAIFLSQPYLETNLLSLVFWLSAGLLFAVESIFRRNSKSEGL
- a CDS encoding glycosyltransferase, with the translated sequence MKILEVNKFFYLRRGAERHFIDLVHLLEEHGNEVAVFAMAHPENIDSPYSKFFPSYVGFNKNDSTIFERLKGILRLWSIGNQRKMELLLEKFHPDVVHIHNIYHQLSPSILAPIKKRGISIVMTVHDYNLVSPDKDRSLRNLHGRWLRFLFDRNYALPKRILLLLKFLIEKQFRLYDRFIDAYIVPSEYLAGVLADFGISRERITVLPHFVSSASNVKSGSKIFEETGDSPDSANERVGYALYLGAVSEEKGVNDIAKIFDRLKFPLIVAGSAEKNFQPMQSGFVSFVGRKSKQEVQMLLENARLVVSGSHLEETFGLVALEAISAGKPFFGMNVGAYPEIIRQGHDGFLGKNVSELELGLQKYLSGELKLDASEMLCHRAEQEFNSTRYGDRILELFRSLADRKK
- a CDS encoding right-handed parallel beta-helix repeat-containing protein → MSVLIGKIRKNSLFQEGVLGMFLLTLVIAPLVSFAGGSHKMYVDAHASGSEDGSSAHPYQTISEALKHADSGDEIHILPGKYEDNLDIPKGVELYGSGKDEVIIEAEKGSRSVAIMRHKSKLDGVTLKGGKYGIWVKKDARVSIVNCNIRKSDEDGIYAESAPISDKYALNISDSEIEYNGRNGLFSQKRRVVLVNNEIQQNKSDGLELAAGSSSWMDDNVVSKNGGSGMRVTLDGSNIYIASKNSIHSNAREGVEVNAFGGQGVVNIKKSRIAENGRYGIARVQRSNFSPSIWNGLVVEGNNTFFGNGFGDVSSIVRGF
- a CDS encoding glycosyltransferase family 4 protein, which translates into the protein MRIAFIGQKGIPTKSGGVEKYVEQLAVRMAERGHEVFVYARAHYTDPGLHAWKGVHIIHVPSIPTKHLDAFSHTLFATMHALFHRFDIIHYQAIGPSMLAFIPTLLLRHAKVVSTFHCRDYFHKKWGLIARTALRFGEWVACRVPKKTIVVSKELREYVKKIYHRQAEFIPNGANISEKAMATTLGEFGLREGRYVLSVGRLVGHKGVHYLIKAFLELEDTNKLPNNTKLVIVGSHANTEDYEAYLRLMAKDRDNVVFLGERFGRDLEELFSHAGLFVQPSESEGMPIALLESMAHALPTIASDIRVHREVLSGVGILFQNKNVADLRDKMAFLLNAPEEGEKLGIAAQNRIRAGYSWDAIAEKTLSVYQSLLPKRKQRKQLNARKKFHTYGIRSIGTEL